A single window of Candidatus Auribacterota bacterium DNA harbors:
- a CDS encoding TatD family hydrolase: protein MLIDTHAHLTDNKFSGDLNEVIARAEENGVSAIIDVGESLATSRRCLAHAGQHRNIFSSVGIHPHHAAGASETDLEGIARLADDLTVVAIGETGLDYYRRSASGESQVKLFKRLLQLAIEKGLPVIVHCRDAYADVIALLREAGGEGVRGVLHCFSGNGGDADALLEMGYYISVGGPLTYPGNALLRSIVRHLPLERILVETDCPYLPPQGHRGKRNEPAYLAFVVEGLARLRGSTVAEIESITTSNALKLFNKIRQ from the coding sequence ATGCTCATTGATACTCACGCGCACCTCACTGACAATAAGTTCAGCGGCGATCTGAACGAGGTGATTGCCCGGGCGGAGGAGAACGGTGTTTCCGCCATCATCGATGTGGGGGAGAGCCTCGCCACGTCGCGCCGGTGCCTCGCGCACGCGGGACAGCACAGGAATATTTTTTCATCGGTGGGAATCCACCCCCACCACGCCGCGGGCGCTTCGGAGACGGACCTGGAGGGAATCGCGCGTCTCGCAGATGATCTTACGGTTGTTGCCATCGGCGAAACGGGGCTCGATTACTATCGCCGGTCGGCCTCTGGCGAGTCGCAGGTGAAGTTGTTCAAGAGATTGCTGCAGCTTGCGATTGAGAAGGGGCTGCCGGTGATCGTGCACTGCCGTGATGCCTATGCAGACGTGATCGCTCTGTTAAGAGAGGCCGGTGGCGAGGGCGTGCGGGGGGTGCTCCACTGCTTTTCGGGGAACGGCGGGGATGCGGACGCGCTCCTTGAGATGGGATATTATATTTCTGTCGGCGGGCCGTTGACCTATCCGGGGAATGCCTTGCTGAGGAGCATTGTGCGGCATTTGCCGCTGGAGCGCATTCTTGTGGAGACCGACTGCCCCTATCTTCCGCCGCAGGGGCATCGCGGGAAAAGGAATGAGCCCGCGTATCTGGCATTTGTAGTAGAGGGGCTGGCGCGGCTCCGCGGTAGTACGGTCGCGGAGATCGAATCGATCACCACGTCAAATGCCCTTAAGTTGTTTAACAAAATAAGGCAATAG
- a CDS encoding ABC transporter permease — protein MMRVQKQQLVILHEDSTPRGRSLWHQAWRRLLRNKMAVGGGIVVVAMAVLAVAAPWLSPYGYDETSAAQFQPPSAKHLMGTDIHGRDLLTRVLYGARLSLSIGLVATLVSVVIGVGYGAVSGYAGGEADNVMMRIVDIIYSLPYMFFVIILVAVFGRSVLLLFLALGAVQWLTVARIVRGQVLSIREKEFIQASHAVGAGHLRIIVNHLLPNVLGPVVVYMTLTVPAVMLQEAFLSFLGLGVPPPSSSWGTLIADGASGINMLRIYWWLLVFPGAAMALTLLALNFFGDGLRDAIDPQLR, from the coding sequence ATGATGCGCGTACAGAAACAACAACTTGTCATACTACACGAAGATAGTACACCCAGGGGAAGAAGCCTCTGGCACCAGGCATGGCGCAGGCTCCTCAGAAACAAAATGGCGGTGGGCGGAGGGATTGTGGTTGTTGCCATGGCCGTGCTCGCCGTCGCCGCGCCCTGGCTTTCTCCGTATGGCTACGACGAGACCTCCGCTGCGCAGTTCCAGCCGCCCTCCGCGAAGCACCTCATGGGAACGGACATTCACGGACGCGATCTCCTGACGCGCGTTCTGTACGGGGCGAGGCTCTCGCTGAGCATCGGCCTTGTGGCGACGCTTGTGAGCGTCGTCATCGGTGTCGGCTACGGAGCGGTATCAGGCTATGCCGGCGGTGAGGCTGACAACGTCATGATGCGCATCGTGGACATTATCTACTCGCTGCCGTACATGTTCTTTGTCATCATCCTCGTCGCCGTGTTCGGGCGAAGCGTCCTCCTCCTTTTCTTGGCGCTTGGGGCGGTCCAGTGGCTCACGGTCGCCCGAATCGTGCGCGGCCAGGTGCTCTCCATCAGGGAAAAGGAATTCATCCAGGCGAGTCACGCCGTGGGAGCGGGGCACCTCAGGATTATTGTCAATCATCTCCTCCCGAATGTGCTGGGCCCGGTGGTTGTCTATATGACGCTGACGGTCCCCGCCGTGATGCTCCAGGAGGCGTTTTTGAGTTTCCTCGGCCTCGGTGTCCCGCCCCCCTCAAGCTCATGGGGAACGCTCATCGCCGATGGCGCCTCCGGCATTAACATGCTGCGAATCTACTGGTGGCTGCTCGTCTTCCCGGGCGCCG